In Synechococcus sp. HK05, one DNA window encodes the following:
- the rdgB gene encoding RdgB/HAM1 family non-canonical purine NTP pyrophosphatase translates to MHAAAKDLVIASGNAGKVREFGKLLADLGLETQPQPQGLEVEETGNTFAENARLKAIAVARATSCWALADDSGLSVDALGGAPGVHSARYADSDSARIERLLHELAEAGAHTPATRSAHFTAALALANPAGEVVLEVEGICPGQILQAPRGEGGFGYDPVFFVPEAGLTFAEMPHSQKAELGHRGRAFAALKPQLRAALTHDKQ, encoded by the coding sequence ATGCACGCTGCAGCCAAGGATCTGGTCATCGCCAGCGGCAATGCCGGCAAGGTGCGCGAGTTCGGAAAGCTCCTGGCGGATCTTGGCCTCGAGACCCAACCGCAGCCTCAGGGCCTGGAGGTGGAGGAAACCGGCAACACCTTCGCCGAAAACGCCCGCCTCAAAGCAATCGCCGTGGCCCGCGCCACCAGCTGCTGGGCCCTGGCCGACGATTCCGGCCTGAGCGTCGATGCCCTCGGCGGCGCCCCCGGGGTGCACTCCGCCCGCTATGCCGACAGCGACAGCGCCCGGATCGAACGCCTGCTGCATGAACTAGCAGAGGCTGGAGCCCACACCCCGGCAACCCGCAGCGCCCACTTCACCGCCGCCCTCGCCCTGGCCAACCCGGCGGGCGAGGTGGTGCTGGAGGTGGAAGGGATCTGCCCCGGCCAGATCCTGCAAGCCCCCCGGGGCGAAGGCGGCTTCGGCTACGACCCGGTGTTTTTTGTGCCGGAAGCAGGCCTCACGTTCGCCGAGATGCCTCACAGCCAGAAAGCGGAGCTGGGGCACCGGGGCCGAGCATTTGCCGCCTTGAAACCGCAGCTGCGTGCCGCGTTAACTCACGACAAGCAGTAA
- a CDS encoding YciI family protein, translated as MPWFVKQETFLHPYSAMKPHLEAHRAWVEQLRADGVVISSGYLVDGEGRPGGGGLLQLQAANYAEAEALVLEDPMVRSGGVEWRLQEWRPSVGDLGVR; from the coding sequence ATGCCCTGGTTTGTGAAGCAGGAAACCTTCCTGCATCCCTACAGCGCGATGAAGCCTCACCTCGAGGCCCATCGCGCCTGGGTGGAGCAGCTGCGCGCTGATGGGGTGGTGATCAGCAGCGGCTATCTGGTGGATGGCGAGGGCCGGCCGGGCGGTGGTGGCCTGTTGCAGCTGCAGGCGGCCAACTACGCCGAGGCGGAAGCACTGGTTCTCGAGGACCCAATGGTGCGCAGTGGCGGTGTGGAGTGGCGGCTGCAGGAATGGCGGCCGTCGGTGGGGGATCTGGGCGTGCGTTGA
- a CDS encoding SIMPL domain-containing protein gives MPLTLPVQAQPLACNGTLLQLQVQQQGSAAFDRFRFNLGLEAEAPTKAAALDQMKARLAAVRKAVTPLVSGKLTIAAPTTYRSGGGSAGPVRERATTTVAGTVSKANYDALIQAAGRLPGVNLRGFTAEAASSSEAQLRTRLLREALADGQRQAQATADALGLRRVQLLRIDQRGGGSIRPMPYAMAARNSFNPDEARAPQSSVSLGLDYCLS, from the coding sequence TTGCCCCTGACGCTGCCGGTTCAGGCGCAACCGCTCGCATGCAACGGCACCTTGCTGCAACTGCAAGTGCAGCAACAGGGCAGCGCCGCCTTCGATCGCTTCCGTTTCAACCTCGGCCTGGAGGCAGAAGCGCCTACGAAGGCCGCGGCGCTCGATCAGATGAAGGCGCGGTTGGCGGCGGTGCGCAAGGCGGTCACCCCCCTCGTTAGCGGCAAGCTCACGATTGCGGCGCCGACCACCTACCGCAGTGGCGGCGGCAGCGCGGGCCCGGTGCGTGAGCGGGCCACCACCACCGTGGCGGGCACCGTGAGCAAGGCCAACTACGACGCCTTGATCCAGGCGGCCGGTCGCCTGCCCGGCGTGAACCTGCGCGGCTTCACGGCAGAAGCGGCCAGCAGCAGTGAGGCCCAGCTGCGCACCCGGCTGCTGCGGGAGGCGCTGGCGGACGGGCAGCGGCAGGCGCAGGCCACGGCTGATGCGCTGGGTCTGCGGCGGGTGCAGCTGCTGCGCATCGACCAGCGCGGAGGCGGTTCGATTCGGCCGATGCCCTATGCAATGGCGGCGCGCAATAGCTTCAATCCCGATGAGGCTCGGGCACCGCAGAGCAGCGTGAGCTTGGGGTTGGATTACTGCTTGTCGTGA
- a CDS encoding phosphoglucomutase/phosphomannomutase family protein, producing the protein MAASAPLPLEASPIAFGTDGWRGILGVDITVERLLPVAAASARELEFSAPEGLNSREIVIGYDRRFLAPELAEAICSAVRGADLVPVLAEAPIPTPAASWAVVERSALGALVITASHNPPEWLGLKIKGPFGGSVEGDFTQRVERRLEAGGITVPIPGDTLRFDAMGTYLSGLKAKVNTASLSEGLQRLGLQVIVDPMHGSAAGGLSRLLEGAAASDHLREIRSNRDPLFGGNPPEPLAPYLQELIAEVRASTLAGRPAVGIVFDGDGDRIAAVDEHGRFCSTQLLMPLFIDHLARAKGLSGSVVKTVSGSDLMQLVAENLGRPVLEKAVGFKYIAAEMLASDVLVGGEESGGVGFGGHLPERDALYAALLLIEALVEGGKPLGERVSELQERCGGAASYDRLDLRLPDMATRQRLEQFLAATPPQEVAGATVQEVITTDGVKLRLGPSHWLMLRFSGTEPLLRLYCEAPNDARVAEVLAWARQLAEQA; encoded by the coding sequence ATGGCTGCGTCCGCGCCCCTGCCCCTGGAGGCCAGCCCGATTGCCTTCGGCACCGATGGCTGGAGGGGCATCCTCGGGGTGGACATCACCGTGGAACGGCTGCTGCCGGTGGCAGCGGCCTCCGCGCGGGAACTGGAGTTTTCAGCGCCCGAAGGGCTGAACAGCCGCGAGATCGTGATCGGCTACGACCGCCGCTTCCTCGCCCCGGAACTGGCCGAAGCGATATGCAGCGCCGTGCGTGGCGCCGATCTGGTGCCGGTGCTGGCCGAAGCGCCGATCCCCACGCCGGCCGCCAGCTGGGCGGTGGTGGAGCGCAGTGCCCTCGGGGCGCTGGTGATCACCGCCAGCCATAACCCTCCCGAGTGGCTCGGCCTCAAGATCAAGGGGCCCTTCGGCGGCTCTGTGGAGGGGGATTTCACCCAGCGGGTGGAGCGACGCCTCGAAGCCGGCGGCATCACCGTGCCGATCCCCGGCGACACCCTGCGCTTCGACGCGATGGGCACCTACCTGTCGGGCCTGAAGGCCAAGGTGAACACCGCATCCCTGAGTGAGGGTCTGCAGCGGCTTGGCCTGCAGGTGATCGTGGATCCGATGCACGGATCAGCCGCTGGTGGCCTCAGCCGTTTGCTGGAGGGCGCCGCCGCCAGCGATCACCTGCGCGAGATCCGCAGCAACCGCGATCCCCTGTTCGGAGGCAATCCGCCCGAGCCCCTGGCGCCGTATCTGCAGGAGCTGATTGCCGAGGTGCGCGCCTCCACCCTGGCCGGCCGGCCTGCAGTGGGCATCGTGTTCGATGGCGACGGCGACCGCATCGCAGCGGTGGATGAACACGGCCGCTTCTGCAGCACCCAGCTGTTGATGCCCCTGTTCATCGACCACCTGGCCCGCGCCAAAGGACTGAGCGGCTCGGTGGTGAAAACCGTGAGCGGCTCCGATCTGATGCAGTTGGTGGCTGAAAACCTCGGCCGCCCGGTGCTGGAGAAGGCGGTGGGCTTCAAATACATCGCCGCTGAAATGCTCGCCAGCGACGTGCTGGTGGGCGGCGAAGAATCGGGTGGCGTGGGCTTCGGCGGCCACCTGCCGGAACGCGATGCGCTCTATGCGGCGCTTCTGCTGATCGAGGCGCTGGTGGAAGGCGGCAAACCCCTGGGTGAGCGCGTGAGCGAACTGCAGGAGCGCTGTGGCGGTGCCGCCTCCTACGACCGCCTCGATCTGCGCCTGCCGGACATGGCCACCCGCCAACGACTGGAGCAGTTCCTTGCCGCTACTCCGCCCCAGGAGGTGGCCGGCGCAACGGTGCAAGAGGTGATCACCACCGATGGCGTGAAGCTGCGCCTAGGCCCCAGCCATTGGCTGATGCTGCGCTTCTCCGGCACCGAACCGCTGCTGCGCCTCTACTGCGAAGCCCCCAACGATGCCCGCGTGGCTGAGGTGCTCGCCTGGGCGCGTCAGCTGGCTGAACAAGCCTGA
- a CDS encoding TM0106 family RecB-like putative nuclease, producing the protein MPSQIPLNDRLLRSWLRCKRRAWLDQFGDPDQRLWTAHRELQLDEQRRSFSTLFPQKPQRGEAAAAAGAPALVGLRLRGQAGGLAVEAHPPLLQRVQGSSRWGGHAYRPVMFRQGRRTTREHRVVLALWGRLLEVEQQAPVPNGLVLSGAGRGLEKETLNLTGSLPRQLDEALERLAGDLARSSPPPLVADRKKCVLCSWRGACDQVAAAEGHLSEVSGIGAKRREMLLGLGVDRLEQLAAAEPEQLAEALLVHGEQHAEVAAQLVTQARVQRDGVPLRRDPSPALPELASAPGVLIYDIESDPDARDDFLHGFVPLAREAGGGWPGPPVAAAAPYHPLLALQEHGEARLWQRLQRLLAAYPDWPVLHYGETELLALVRLAQRQGAKERQIAELRSRMVDVHLRLRRHWWMPTNSYGLKATASWLGFRWRQQGVDGARALLWWRRWRLGGDGPDGRGSRQNLRRIFRYNHDDALATWAVAHWLLAQP; encoded by the coding sequence GTGCCGAGCCAGATCCCGCTCAACGACCGGCTGTTGCGCAGCTGGCTGCGCTGCAAGCGCCGCGCTTGGCTGGATCAGTTCGGCGACCCCGATCAACGCCTGTGGACGGCCCACCGCGAGCTGCAGCTTGATGAGCAGCGGCGCAGTTTTTCGACGCTTTTCCCGCAGAAGCCGCAGCGGGGGGAGGCGGCCGCAGCCGCCGGGGCTCCGGCGCTGGTGGGCCTGCGGTTGCGGGGCCAAGCGGGAGGGCTGGCGGTGGAGGCGCACCCCCCTTTGCTGCAGCGGGTTCAAGGCAGCAGCCGCTGGGGAGGTCATGCCTACCGGCCGGTGATGTTTCGCCAAGGGCGCCGCACCACCCGCGAGCACCGCGTGGTGCTCGCCCTCTGGGGTCGGCTGCTGGAGGTCGAGCAACAGGCGCCGGTGCCCAACGGCTTGGTGCTCAGTGGCGCGGGCCGCGGCCTCGAGAAGGAAACCCTGAACCTCACAGGCAGCCTGCCCCGCCAGCTCGATGAGGCGCTGGAGCGTCTGGCGGGGGATCTGGCTCGCTCCTCCCCGCCGCCGCTGGTGGCCGACCGCAAGAAATGCGTGCTGTGCAGCTGGCGCGGCGCCTGTGATCAGGTGGCGGCCGCCGAGGGGCACCTCAGCGAGGTGAGCGGTATCGGTGCCAAGCGGCGCGAGATGTTGCTGGGGCTGGGGGTCGACCGGCTCGAGCAGCTGGCGGCGGCCGAGCCTGAGCAGCTGGCCGAGGCCTTGCTGGTGCACGGCGAGCAACATGCGGAGGTGGCTGCGCAACTGGTGACCCAGGCGCGGGTGCAGCGTGACGGCGTGCCGCTGCGGCGTGATCCCAGCCCAGCGCTACCGGAGTTGGCCTCGGCGCCAGGGGTGCTGATTTACGACATCGAATCCGACCCCGACGCCCGCGACGATTTCCTGCACGGCTTTGTGCCACTGGCGAGGGAGGCCGGCGGCGGCTGGCCCGGCCCTCCAGTGGCCGCAGCGGCCCCTTATCACCCCCTACTGGCGCTCCAGGAGCACGGTGAAGCGCGGCTCTGGCAGCGGCTCCAGCGCCTGCTGGCGGCCTACCCCGACTGGCCGGTGCTCCACTACGGCGAAACCGAGCTGCTGGCGCTGGTGCGTTTGGCCCAGCGTCAGGGGGCGAAGGAGCGCCAGATCGCTGAGCTGCGCAGCCGGATGGTCGATGTGCACCTGCGCCTGCGGCGCCATTGGTGGATGCCCACCAACAGTTACGGCCTCAAGGCCACCGCTAGTTGGCTCGGGTTTCGCTGGCGGCAGCAGGGGGTGGATGGGGCGCGGGCGCTGCTGTGGTGGCGCCGCTGGCGCCTGGGTGGCGACGGCCCTGATGGCCGCGGCTCCCGTCAAAACCTGCGGCGGATCTTCCGCTACAACCACGACGATGCCCTGGCCACCTGGGCGGTGGCCCACTGGTTGCTGGCGCAGCCCTGA